One window from the genome of Solea solea chromosome 13, fSolSol10.1, whole genome shotgun sequence encodes:
- the u2af2a gene encoding U2 small nuclear RNA auxiliary factor 2a isoform X2: protein MSDFDEFERQLSENKQAERDKENRHHRRSSSRSRSRERKRRSRDRDRRSRDRRGDSKERRHRRSSPTSFPQDNAGSRSPHREKKKKVKKYWDVPPPGFEHITPMQYKAMQAAGQIPATALLPTMTPDGLAVTPTPVPVVGSQMTRQARRLYVGNIPFGITEESMMDFFNAQMRLGGLTQAPGNPVLAVQINQDKNFAFLEFRSVDETTQAMAFDGIIFQGQSLKIRRPHDYQPLPGMSENPSVYVPGVVSTVVPDSAHKLFIGGLPNYLNDDQVKELLTSFGPLKAFNLVKDSATGLSKGYAFCEYVDVNLNDQAIAGLNGMQLGDKKLLVQRASVGSKNATLSSMNQTPVTLQVPGLNSTVTQMGGLPTEVLCLMNMVAPEELLDDEEYEEIVEDVRDECSKYGQVKSIEIPRPVDGLEVPGTGKIFVEFTSVFDSQKAMQGLTGRKFANRVVVTKYCDPDAYHRRDFW, encoded by the exons ATGTCGGACTTCGACGAATTCGAAAGGCAGCTATCTGAGAACAAACAAG CTGAAAGGGACAAAGAAAATCGTCATCACCGCCGGTCCTCGTCCCGCAGCCgcagcagagagaggaaaaggaggagcagagacagggacagacgCAGCAGGGACCGCCGTGGGGACAGTAAGGAGCGCCGGCACAGACGCAG CTCACCAACCAGCTTCCCTCAGGACAATGCTGGAAG TCGTTCACCCCACcgtgaaaagaagaagaaggtgaagaagTACTGGGATGTTCCTCCACCTGGTTTCGAGCACATCACTCCCATGCAGTACAAAGCCATGCAAG CTGCAGGCCAGATCCCAGCCACAGCCCTGTTGCCGACAATGACTCCAGATGGTCTGGCTGTTACTCCCACACCTGTACCTGTGGTGGGCAGCCAAATGACCCGACAAGCCCGTCGGCTTTATGTGGGCAATATCCCCTTTGGTATCACAGAG GAATCCATGATGGACTTCTTCAATGCCCAGATGCGTTTGGGTGGCCTTACTCAGGCCCCTGGAAACCCTGTGCTTGCTGTACAAATCAACCAGGATAAGAATTTTGCCTTCCTTGAG tTTCGTTCAGTGGATGAAACTACACAGGCAATGGCCTTTGATGGTATCATCTTTCAAGGCCAGAGCCTCAAAATTCGGCGTCCACATGATTACCAACCCCTGCCGGGCATGAGCGAGAATCCCAGTGTCTATGTGCCTG GTGTGGTGTCCACAGTGGTGCCTGACTCGGCTCACAAGCTCTTCATTGGTGGTTTGCCCAACTACCTGAATGATGACCAG GTGAAGGAGCTGTTGACATCATTTGGCCCCCTGAAGGCCTTCAACCTGGTGAAGGACAGTGCAACAGGCTTATCTAAAGGATATGCCTTCTGTGAATATGTGGATGTCAACCTTAATGATCAG gcTATTGCTGGGTTGAACGGCATGCAGCTGGGAGACAAGAAGCTCCTGGTGCAAAGAGCCAGCGTGGGATCCAAGAACGCCACTCTG TCCAGTATGAACCAGACCCCAGTCACGCTCCAGGTGCCAGGTCTGAACAGCACAGTAACTCAGATGGGAGGCCTGCCCACCGAGGTGCTGTGTCTCATGAACATGGTGGCACCCGAGGAGCTGCTGGATGATGAGGAGTACGAGGAGATCGTGGAGGACGTCAGGGATGAGTGCAGCAAATACGGTCAAGTCAAGAGCATTGAGATCCCTCGACCCGTGGATGGCCTGGAAGTGCCTGGAACTGGCAAG ATCTTTGTGGAATTCACATCGGTTTTCGACTCCCAGAAGGCCATGCAGGGATTGACAGGGAGGAAGTTTGCCAACAGGGTGGTGGTGACCAAATACTGCGATCCAGACGCTTACCACCGCCGGGACTTCTGGTAG
- the u2af2a gene encoding U2 small nuclear RNA auxiliary factor 2a isoform X4, whose translation MSDFDEFERQLSENKQAERDKENRHHRRSSSRSRSRERKRRSRDRDRRSRDRRGDSKERRHRRSRSPHREKKKKVKKYWDVPPPGFEHITPMQYKAMQAAGQIPATALLPTMTPDGLAVTPTPVPVVGSQMTRQARRLYVGNIPFGITEESMMDFFNAQMRLGGLTQAPGNPVLAVQINQDKNFAFLEFRSVDETTQAMAFDGIIFQGQSLKIRRPHDYQPLPGMSENPSVYVPGVVSTVVPDSAHKLFIGGLPNYLNDDQVKELLTSFGPLKAFNLVKDSATGLSKGYAFCEYVDVNLNDQAIAGLNGMQLGDKKLLVQRASVGSKNATLSSMNQTPVTLQVPGLNSTVTQMGGLPTEVLCLMNMVAPEELLDDEEYEEIVEDVRDECSKYGQVKSIEIPRPVDGLEVPGTGKIFVEFTSVFDSQKAMQGLTGRKFANRVVVTKYCDPDAYHRRDFW comes from the exons ATGTCGGACTTCGACGAATTCGAAAGGCAGCTATCTGAGAACAAACAAG CTGAAAGGGACAAAGAAAATCGTCATCACCGCCGGTCCTCGTCCCGCAGCCgcagcagagagaggaaaaggaggagcagagacagggacagacgCAGCAGGGACCGCCGTGGGGACAGTAAGGAGCGCCGGCACAGACGCAG TCGTTCACCCCACcgtgaaaagaagaagaaggtgaagaagTACTGGGATGTTCCTCCACCTGGTTTCGAGCACATCACTCCCATGCAGTACAAAGCCATGCAAG CTGCAGGCCAGATCCCAGCCACAGCCCTGTTGCCGACAATGACTCCAGATGGTCTGGCTGTTACTCCCACACCTGTACCTGTGGTGGGCAGCCAAATGACCCGACAAGCCCGTCGGCTTTATGTGGGCAATATCCCCTTTGGTATCACAGAG GAATCCATGATGGACTTCTTCAATGCCCAGATGCGTTTGGGTGGCCTTACTCAGGCCCCTGGAAACCCTGTGCTTGCTGTACAAATCAACCAGGATAAGAATTTTGCCTTCCTTGAG tTTCGTTCAGTGGATGAAACTACACAGGCAATGGCCTTTGATGGTATCATCTTTCAAGGCCAGAGCCTCAAAATTCGGCGTCCACATGATTACCAACCCCTGCCGGGCATGAGCGAGAATCCCAGTGTCTATGTGCCTG GTGTGGTGTCCACAGTGGTGCCTGACTCGGCTCACAAGCTCTTCATTGGTGGTTTGCCCAACTACCTGAATGATGACCAG GTGAAGGAGCTGTTGACATCATTTGGCCCCCTGAAGGCCTTCAACCTGGTGAAGGACAGTGCAACAGGCTTATCTAAAGGATATGCCTTCTGTGAATATGTGGATGTCAACCTTAATGATCAG gcTATTGCTGGGTTGAACGGCATGCAGCTGGGAGACAAGAAGCTCCTGGTGCAAAGAGCCAGCGTGGGATCCAAGAACGCCACTCTG TCCAGTATGAACCAGACCCCAGTCACGCTCCAGGTGCCAGGTCTGAACAGCACAGTAACTCAGATGGGAGGCCTGCCCACCGAGGTGCTGTGTCTCATGAACATGGTGGCACCCGAGGAGCTGCTGGATGATGAGGAGTACGAGGAGATCGTGGAGGACGTCAGGGATGAGTGCAGCAAATACGGTCAAGTCAAGAGCATTGAGATCCCTCGACCCGTGGATGGCCTGGAAGTGCCTGGAACTGGCAAG ATCTTTGTGGAATTCACATCGGTTTTCGACTCCCAGAAGGCCATGCAGGGATTGACAGGGAGGAAGTTTGCCAACAGGGTGGTGGTGACCAAATACTGCGATCCAGACGCTTACCACCGCCGGGACTTCTGGTAG
- the u2af2a gene encoding U2 small nuclear RNA auxiliary factor 2a isoform X1 — protein sequence MSDFDEFERQLSENKQAERDKENRHHRRSSSRSRSRERKRRSRDRDRRSRDRRGDSKERRHRRSSPTSFPQDNAGSRSPHREKKKKVKKYWDVPPPGFEHITPMQYKAMQAAGQIPATALLPTMTPDGLAVTPTPVPVVGSQMTRQARRLYVGNIPFGITEESMMDFFNAQMRLGGLTQAPGNPVLAVQINQDKNFAFLEFRSVDETTQAMAFDGIIFQGQSLKIRRPHDYQPLPGMSENPSVYVPGTQPINGVVSTVVPDSAHKLFIGGLPNYLNDDQVKELLTSFGPLKAFNLVKDSATGLSKGYAFCEYVDVNLNDQAIAGLNGMQLGDKKLLVQRASVGSKNATLSSMNQTPVTLQVPGLNSTVTQMGGLPTEVLCLMNMVAPEELLDDEEYEEIVEDVRDECSKYGQVKSIEIPRPVDGLEVPGTGKIFVEFTSVFDSQKAMQGLTGRKFANRVVVTKYCDPDAYHRRDFW from the exons ATGTCGGACTTCGACGAATTCGAAAGGCAGCTATCTGAGAACAAACAAG CTGAAAGGGACAAAGAAAATCGTCATCACCGCCGGTCCTCGTCCCGCAGCCgcagcagagagaggaaaaggaggagcagagacagggacagacgCAGCAGGGACCGCCGTGGGGACAGTAAGGAGCGCCGGCACAGACGCAG CTCACCAACCAGCTTCCCTCAGGACAATGCTGGAAG TCGTTCACCCCACcgtgaaaagaagaagaaggtgaagaagTACTGGGATGTTCCTCCACCTGGTTTCGAGCACATCACTCCCATGCAGTACAAAGCCATGCAAG CTGCAGGCCAGATCCCAGCCACAGCCCTGTTGCCGACAATGACTCCAGATGGTCTGGCTGTTACTCCCACACCTGTACCTGTGGTGGGCAGCCAAATGACCCGACAAGCCCGTCGGCTTTATGTGGGCAATATCCCCTTTGGTATCACAGAG GAATCCATGATGGACTTCTTCAATGCCCAGATGCGTTTGGGTGGCCTTACTCAGGCCCCTGGAAACCCTGTGCTTGCTGTACAAATCAACCAGGATAAGAATTTTGCCTTCCTTGAG tTTCGTTCAGTGGATGAAACTACACAGGCAATGGCCTTTGATGGTATCATCTTTCAAGGCCAGAGCCTCAAAATTCGGCGTCCACATGATTACCAACCCCTGCCGGGCATGAGCGAGAATCCCAGTGTCTATGTGCCTGGTACACAGCCAATTAATG GTGTGGTGTCCACAGTGGTGCCTGACTCGGCTCACAAGCTCTTCATTGGTGGTTTGCCCAACTACCTGAATGATGACCAG GTGAAGGAGCTGTTGACATCATTTGGCCCCCTGAAGGCCTTCAACCTGGTGAAGGACAGTGCAACAGGCTTATCTAAAGGATATGCCTTCTGTGAATATGTGGATGTCAACCTTAATGATCAG gcTATTGCTGGGTTGAACGGCATGCAGCTGGGAGACAAGAAGCTCCTGGTGCAAAGAGCCAGCGTGGGATCCAAGAACGCCACTCTG TCCAGTATGAACCAGACCCCAGTCACGCTCCAGGTGCCAGGTCTGAACAGCACAGTAACTCAGATGGGAGGCCTGCCCACCGAGGTGCTGTGTCTCATGAACATGGTGGCACCCGAGGAGCTGCTGGATGATGAGGAGTACGAGGAGATCGTGGAGGACGTCAGGGATGAGTGCAGCAAATACGGTCAAGTCAAGAGCATTGAGATCCCTCGACCCGTGGATGGCCTGGAAGTGCCTGGAACTGGCAAG ATCTTTGTGGAATTCACATCGGTTTTCGACTCCCAGAAGGCCATGCAGGGATTGACAGGGAGGAAGTTTGCCAACAGGGTGGTGGTGACCAAATACTGCGATCCAGACGCTTACCACCGCCGGGACTTCTGGTAG
- the u2af2a gene encoding U2 small nuclear RNA auxiliary factor 2a isoform X3 gives MSDFDEFERQLSENKQAERDKENRHHRRSSSRSRSRERKRRSRDRDRRSRDRRGDSKERRHRRSRSPHREKKKKVKKYWDVPPPGFEHITPMQYKAMQAAGQIPATALLPTMTPDGLAVTPTPVPVVGSQMTRQARRLYVGNIPFGITEESMMDFFNAQMRLGGLTQAPGNPVLAVQINQDKNFAFLEFRSVDETTQAMAFDGIIFQGQSLKIRRPHDYQPLPGMSENPSVYVPGTQPINGVVSTVVPDSAHKLFIGGLPNYLNDDQVKELLTSFGPLKAFNLVKDSATGLSKGYAFCEYVDVNLNDQAIAGLNGMQLGDKKLLVQRASVGSKNATLSSMNQTPVTLQVPGLNSTVTQMGGLPTEVLCLMNMVAPEELLDDEEYEEIVEDVRDECSKYGQVKSIEIPRPVDGLEVPGTGKIFVEFTSVFDSQKAMQGLTGRKFANRVVVTKYCDPDAYHRRDFW, from the exons ATGTCGGACTTCGACGAATTCGAAAGGCAGCTATCTGAGAACAAACAAG CTGAAAGGGACAAAGAAAATCGTCATCACCGCCGGTCCTCGTCCCGCAGCCgcagcagagagaggaaaaggaggagcagagacagggacagacgCAGCAGGGACCGCCGTGGGGACAGTAAGGAGCGCCGGCACAGACGCAG TCGTTCACCCCACcgtgaaaagaagaagaaggtgaagaagTACTGGGATGTTCCTCCACCTGGTTTCGAGCACATCACTCCCATGCAGTACAAAGCCATGCAAG CTGCAGGCCAGATCCCAGCCACAGCCCTGTTGCCGACAATGACTCCAGATGGTCTGGCTGTTACTCCCACACCTGTACCTGTGGTGGGCAGCCAAATGACCCGACAAGCCCGTCGGCTTTATGTGGGCAATATCCCCTTTGGTATCACAGAG GAATCCATGATGGACTTCTTCAATGCCCAGATGCGTTTGGGTGGCCTTACTCAGGCCCCTGGAAACCCTGTGCTTGCTGTACAAATCAACCAGGATAAGAATTTTGCCTTCCTTGAG tTTCGTTCAGTGGATGAAACTACACAGGCAATGGCCTTTGATGGTATCATCTTTCAAGGCCAGAGCCTCAAAATTCGGCGTCCACATGATTACCAACCCCTGCCGGGCATGAGCGAGAATCCCAGTGTCTATGTGCCTGGTACACAGCCAATTAATG GTGTGGTGTCCACAGTGGTGCCTGACTCGGCTCACAAGCTCTTCATTGGTGGTTTGCCCAACTACCTGAATGATGACCAG GTGAAGGAGCTGTTGACATCATTTGGCCCCCTGAAGGCCTTCAACCTGGTGAAGGACAGTGCAACAGGCTTATCTAAAGGATATGCCTTCTGTGAATATGTGGATGTCAACCTTAATGATCAG gcTATTGCTGGGTTGAACGGCATGCAGCTGGGAGACAAGAAGCTCCTGGTGCAAAGAGCCAGCGTGGGATCCAAGAACGCCACTCTG TCCAGTATGAACCAGACCCCAGTCACGCTCCAGGTGCCAGGTCTGAACAGCACAGTAACTCAGATGGGAGGCCTGCCCACCGAGGTGCTGTGTCTCATGAACATGGTGGCACCCGAGGAGCTGCTGGATGATGAGGAGTACGAGGAGATCGTGGAGGACGTCAGGGATGAGTGCAGCAAATACGGTCAAGTCAAGAGCATTGAGATCCCTCGACCCGTGGATGGCCTGGAAGTGCCTGGAACTGGCAAG ATCTTTGTGGAATTCACATCGGTTTTCGACTCCCAGAAGGCCATGCAGGGATTGACAGGGAGGAAGTTTGCCAACAGGGTGGTGGTGACCAAATACTGCGATCCAGACGCTTACCACCGCCGGGACTTCTGGTAG